Proteins encoded together in one Chelonoidis abingdonii isolate Lonesome George chromosome 1, CheloAbing_2.0, whole genome shotgun sequence window:
- the LOC116829249 gene encoding taste receptor type 2 member 7-like → MFISFYIIGLIISLTEIIIGMFGNGFIAIIYCIDWVKSRKLFSCDMILTCLAMSRILLQGIFTAHIIIHTFAPGTFHLKQVQKSLSFLWLFANTAGLWITACLGIFYYVKITICNQPLFLRMKQKISVMVPKLLLWSLLVSFVTSIPLIRVEYSFYLCISTGRLFSNSTVKAKTWDVSYLYFTLLYSAASFIPFIIFLTTSILLISSLWRHTRNMQCNTTGLWDPSIEAHISAIKALISCLILYIFYFVAVIVSALPTCLTDHTWTRTITSMILAAYPSGHSLILILINPKLKQALVRILQIIKCHLKRKKIKSYHMTPEISQPS, encoded by the coding sequence atgtttatttcattttatatcatCGGCCTAATCATTTCATTGACGGAGATCATCATAGGGATGTTTGGAAATGGATTTATTGCCATCATTTATTGCATTGACTGGGTCAAAAGCAGAAAACTATTTTCATGTGACATGATCCTGACCTGTTTAGCCATGTCCAGAATTCTCTTGCAGGGGATATTTACAGCACACATCATCATCCACACCTTTGCTCCTGGGACATTTCATTTGAAACAAGTACAGAAATCTCTCAgcttcctgtggctctttgcaaaCACTGCTGGTCTCTGGATCACTGCCTGTCTTGGCATTTTCTACTATGTGAAGATCACCATCTGCAACCAGCCCCTCTTCCTTCGAATGAAGCAGAAAATCTCTGTGATGGTGCCCAAGCTGCTCCTGTGGTCACTGCTGGTCTCCTTCGTTACCTCTATCCCATTGATCCGGGTTGAGTACAGCTTTTACCTTTGCATCTCAACAGGGCGTCTTTTCAGTAACAGCACTGTGAAAGCTAAAACCTGGGATGTCTCATACCTTTACTTCACCCTTCTGTACAGTGCAGCATCTTTCATTCCTTTTATCATATTTTTGACAACATCCATCCTGTTAATTTCCTCTCTGTGGAGACACACCAGGAACATGCAGTGCAATACAACCGGCCTGTGGGACCCCAGTATAGAGGCCCATATAAGTGCCATTAAAGCTCTGATCTCTTGCCTTATTCTCTATATTTTCTATTTTGTAGCTGTGATTGTGAGTGCATTACCTACTTGTTTGACTGATCACACCTGGACACGTACAATCACTTCCATGATCCTTGCTGCTTATCCTTCAGGGCACTCCCTTATCCTGATTCTAATTAATCCCAAACTGAAGCAGGCATTGGTGAGGATTCTGCAGATTATCAAATGccatctaaaaagaaaaaaaattaaatcctatCATATGACCCCTGAGATCTCCCAGCCCTCCTGA